Below is a genomic region from Vicinamibacteria bacterium.
GGCCTCCGCCACCTCCGCAACGCGGGCGCCCTCGGGATGCAGGCGCCCTGCGGCGAGGTGCATGCGCCAGCGGGTCAGGTAGGCTAGCGGAGTCTCTCCGACGAGGGCCGCGAAGCGGTCTGTGAAGCGGGAGCGCGACATGCCGACCGCCGCGGCAAGGGAGGCCAGAGTCCAGCGACGGTTCGCTTGCTGGTGCAGAATCGACAACGCGTTTCCGACCTGCCGGTCCTTGAGGGCTCCCAGCCAGCCCCCGGAGCCCTCCGGCAGCGCCTCAACCCAGGCACGCAAAGCTTGGATGAAGACGACGTCCGTGAGGCGTGAGATCAGGGCCTGGGTCCCCGCCTGCGGATTTCTCGCCTCGACCGTGAGCAGTTTCACGCTGGTCTCCAGGAGGCTGCGCTCGTTGTGCGCGCTGCTCCGCAGGTGGATGAGGGAGGGGAGGGGGAGAGGGAAGAGTCGCCACCAACATCGGGTTCAGGGCCAGCGAAGCAGAAAGGGTGTGAGCGCGGTGTCGAACCCCGCCCTCGCGACGTGAGCGGCGGGTCTTTCATGACCGCCCTGCCTGATCCTCAACGCGGCGATCGGCTACCCAGTGCTCCTCGGCTCACGCTCAGCGTTCCGCCCGCCCGTAGCAGCTCCTCCCTCAGCTGCTGCGGCGAGCGTCCCGCCCTCGCCGCTGTCGTGGCAATCCTGAGATGCGGCCAGAGCGCCACGCGTACCGGGTCGGGCAAGACGTTATGTAGATACTCGAGAGCAGTTCCGCGGAGGATCGGGTCCTCGCTTCGCACCGCCCAGGCGGCGATCCGCATCGGTTCCCGCTCGAGAGCCAGCGACAGGAGCGTGAAGACATGGCCAAGGCTCCGCCCAGAGGGCGTCTCCCGAGGCTCGAGCCCCTCCCCGGGGGTTGCCTCCGTCATAGCCGCATCCTCGCTCCAGGACTCCGGGCCGGCCTCTAGTTCGCGCGCGGCGGCCGCGAACACGACCGCGGGCGGTACCTGGAGACCGGCGCTGCGTCGGGTGAGGCGCTCCAGCGTGCGCGCGCACTGCCGGCGGACTTCGAACTCGGGATCGGCCAGGGCGCTCAGCAACCCGTCGACCGCGCGCTGCGTCGGGCTCCCGCGCAGCACACGCGCGATCCGCCGGCGTACCACCGGTTCCAGGCGCTGATCGAGCAGCGCATCCACAAGCTGGCCGGTGGCGCGCGGGGCCGCGCGCCGCAGGGCACGCAGCGCGTCCAGAAAGAGGTCGTTGCGCGCCAGCAGCGGGATCACGTGCCCGATGAGGGCGGCGGGCAGCT
It encodes:
- a CDS encoding AraC family transcriptional regulator is translated as MHLRSSAHNERSLLETSVKLLTVEARNPQAGTQALISRLTDVVFIQALRAWVEALPEGSGGWLGALKDRQVGNALSILHQQANRRWTLASLAAAVGMSRSRFTDRFAALVGETPLAYLTRWRMHLAAGRLHPEGARVAEVAEAVGYTSETAFAKAFRRTFGVSASAYRRGVAARVQRSGPPAAVGSPDQAK